The region AAAAAAAAGGTACAACTTTATCATCGATAGATATACAAAACATAGCATTCTCTATTGTGGGTATATTTATCTTAGCACAAGCTATTCCATCATTTTTCAAGGCAGTCTCTAATTTTTTCTATCTTATTATTGTACCGTATCACTCTAGTTTTAATCCTTTTAAATATAGATTAATAGGTGATTTCACTGGTGTAATATTAAAACTAGTTTTAGGTTCATACCTATTTTTACAGAGTGAAGGCATCTCAAAGCTATGGCATAAGATTAAAGAAACAAAAGGAATGAATTTCAAAGAATAATCGAACCGGAACCTGACAACAAGGACTGTATTTCGATCCGAACTTTTGGATGCCTGCACCAGGTTATCTTTAAGTCTGAAATTCAGGTGCAACGCAATCCTCACAGCAAGTGAAACTAAAAGCTGCAAAATGGTCATAAAGGAGAAGGGAACATGACAGCTAATTTGGTCAGTATTGATTACTTAATTATTCTATTATATTTCGTCGTCGTTTTCCTGATCGCATGGTGGGTCGCCTTTCGCGAGAAGACAACCCGCGAGACGTCGGCGGGGTATTTTCTTGCTGGTCGAAGATGACAATGATTCAAACGAACTTCGCAATGACCCGATTTTTAAAATGTCTTGTTTGTTTTCAAATAACAAGGGAATCGTATGCCCAATTTTACCAGAAAAGGTCTCTTTTCACATCAAATGGATGTCTCCGAATTCTTTCGCAGTATAAGTTACTAATTTAATTTCCTTTGAGTATCATTTTGCTGTGTTTTTATGAAAATTTGCCTATCAACAAAATTTATGAATTAATCAGGTAAAATATCTATGAATATAATTTCGATTATTTCTTTCATTTTAGCGACAGGTGGCGTCGCATTTTTCACCTACCGCATTGTCCATCGAATGAAAAAGTCCGACAATGCTACTGAAGAATATTTCACCGGTGGGCGTGCTCTTACTTGGCCGATTGTTGCCGGATCACTCTTGCTGACCAATCTATCCACGGAACAGTTGGTGGGACTAAACGGTGCTGTCTTTGGGGATAAAGCCCTAGTAGGAATTGCCTGGGAAGCACTGGCTGCTTTGGCCATGATCGCCACCGCATTGGTTTTTCTTCCCCGGTATTTAGCCAGCGGATTTACCACCACCCCTGCGTTTCTTGAAAAGCGTTTTGATAAAACGACCCGTTCCATGGTTTCAGGTCTTTTCCTGTTTGGATATGTGACGGTACTGCTTCCCGTAGTTCTTTATACCGGTTCTTTGGCTTTGATCGGTATGTTTGATCTAAACCTGTCGCTTTGGTTTGTGGTGGCTACGATTGGTATCCTTGGGAGTTCCTATGCTATTTTTGGTGGATTAAAATCCGTTGCTGTAAGCGATACATTGAATGGTGTTGGTTTATTAATTGGCGGACTGACCATCCCATTTCTGGCACTGCTCGCTTTGGGAGACGGGTCATTCTTTTCAGGATTGGCAGCATTAACAAATGATAATCCAGAATATTTGACAGTCCTTACTCAAACCAATGTAGATAATAAAGTCGTTTCGGTCCCGTGGCCGACACTATTTACAGGAATGATGTTTATCCAGGTGTTTTACTGGTCCACCAATCAAGTGATTGTTCAGCGGGCGATGGCAGCCAAAAGTCTGGCTGAAGGACAAAAGGGTGTGCTTTTTGCGTCAGCAATGAAATTGGTCGGGCCGTTGATGTTGTGTCTTCCCGGGATTATCGCATTACACATGACCGATCTCACCATCGATAAACAGGACCAGGTTTACGGGGCGATTGTCCGTCACGTATTACCGGATTGGTCATTGGGGTTGTTTGCTGCGGTGCTCATGGGTGCCATCCTGAGTTCATTCAATAGTGCTTTGAACAGTGCATCCACCTTGTTTTCTCTTCAGTTTTATAATGGATACATCAACCGGAATGCAACGGGAGAGCAGATTGTAAAAATCGGCAAATATTTCAGTATTGGCCTGGCCGTTACCTCCATTTGTATTGCACCGCTTCTGGCTCAGATGCAGTCCATTTTTGAATACCTGCAAAAAGTGAACGGGCTTTACAGTGTACCTATCATCGGTATTTTCCTTTTAGGGATCACAACAAAACACGTGCCGGCCATAGCAGCGAAAATGGGGATGATTGTGGGAATGGGATTTTATACATTTTTCACATTTGTGAACATCAAGGACGTTCCGACATTTTTTGCCAACGGAGTTGGTGATCTCCATTGGCTTCATGGCTATTTCATTAGTTTCATTGCATCAATTTTTACAATGCTGATCATTGGATATTTCAAACCTAAAACCGCTGATGAAATCGCCAAAAGCGATGAAAGAGATCCAGCGCCGGTTAATATGACACCATGGTCCCAGGCAAAAAACGTTTCATTTGCAATAATAGGAATTACTATCGGCATTTATCTCTTCTTATCATGGATATCCGGTTAATGAAATCTTTTAGAGCCTTTTTATTATTAGACAGATTTGAGCATAAAATTCATCCAAGTTAGGAGGTCTAAAATGGCCAAAAGAATGGGGTTGACGATTTCTTTGATAACAGTTTTTTTAATGTTTGCCGACGCCTGGTCGAACGGGGATGAAGGGGCGCCCGGAGCGCCCGGAGCTCCGTCAATTTGGAGCCATGCAGCTAAAACCGGTATCGGAACTGCTTATGAAGCGTATTTTAATAAACAATACAGCGATGCGGGATCGACCGGTGTGATATCAAAAGTCTGGTTTTCCATTGCCAACGGCATCATCACCGAAACGGCTTTTGGACGGATTGACAAGGCCCAGATTAAGGACCTGCAGTTCCTGATCACGGGCAGCGGCTTCTTTGATGAAGAGCGAAGAGATACCGACAGCCAGATAGAATATTTGCATACAGATAGCGAGGGTAGGCCGCTTTCTTTGGCTTATCGAGTTATAAACACCGACAAGGAAGGTAAGTATAAAATTGAAAAGCATATTTTTACCGACCCGGATCGGCAGACTTTGTTTATGCGGGTCATATTTACGGCCAATGAAAACGGTATTACTCCATACATTTTGATAAATCCCCATATGAACAATACCGGCAGCGGTGATGTGGCTTTTGTGGACAAAAGTGGATTGCATGCCCGAGAAGGTGAAGTCGTCTACTTGAGTTTGAAAAGCAGCGCCACTTTTGTTGAGACTTCGGCTGGCTTTGTAGGTGAATCTGATGGCTTCACAGATTTGAAAGACAATGGCGTGATGGACTGGCATTACGACCGGGCTGATAGCGGCGGAGGCAATGTCGCCATGGTGGCCCGATTGCAAACTCTGAACAGTGAAACAGTCACCTTTGATGTTGTCTGTAGTTTTGGCAGTACTGTAGAGGAGTCGATCGTACAGGCTGAAGGAAGCCTAGCCGATGGCTATGAGGCCGTTTTGAAAAAATATAATGGTGTTGGCAGCGAGATTGGCTGGGAAGATTATCTAGCCAGTTTGTCCAATCTAGCTGATATGATTCCGCAGACCGGGGATAATGGCAGGCAGCTCTATGCTAGTGCGCTGGTAATCAAGGCGATGGAAGACAAGGAATATGCCGGGGCGCTGATCGCTTCCTTATCTATCCCATGGGGCGAAACTGCAAGCGCAGAGACTAACGCCACCGGTTATCGGGCAGTCTGGCCCAGGGATTTCTATCAGGTGGCGATGG is a window of candidate division KSB1 bacterium DNA encoding:
- a CDS encoding solute:sodium symporter family transporter, translated to MNIISIISFILATGGVAFFTYRIVHRMKKSDNATEEYFTGGRALTWPIVAGSLLLTNLSTEQLVGLNGAVFGDKALVGIAWEALAALAMIATALVFLPRYLASGFTTTPAFLEKRFDKTTRSMVSGLFLFGYVTVLLPVVLYTGSLALIGMFDLNLSLWFVVATIGILGSSYAIFGGLKSVAVSDTLNGVGLLIGGLTIPFLALLALGDGSFFSGLAALTNDNPEYLTVLTQTNVDNKVVSVPWPTLFTGMMFIQVFYWSTNQVIVQRAMAAKSLAEGQKGVLFASAMKLVGPLMLCLPGIIALHMTDLTIDKQDQVYGAIVRHVLPDWSLGLFAAVLMGAILSSFNSALNSASTLFSLQFYNGYINRNATGEQIVKIGKYFSIGLAVTSICIAPLLAQMQSIFEYLQKVNGLYSVPIIGIFLLGITTKHVPAIAAKMGMIVGMGFYTFFTFVNIKDVPTFFANGVGDLHWLHGYFISFIASIFTMLIIGYFKPKTADEIAKSDERDPAPVNMTPWSQAKNVSFAIIGITIGIYLFLSWISG
- a CDS encoding glucan 1,4-alpha-glucosidase; protein product: MAKRMGLTISLITVFLMFADAWSNGDEGAPGAPGAPSIWSHAAKTGIGTAYEAYFNKQYSDAGSTGVISKVWFSIANGIITETAFGRIDKAQIKDLQFLITGSGFFDEERRDTDSQIEYLHTDSEGRPLSLAYRVINTDKEGKYKIEKHIFTDPDRQTLFMRVIFTANENGITPYILINPHMNNTGSGDVAFVDKSGLHAREGEVVYLSLKSSATFVETSAGFVGESDGFTDLKDNGVMDWHYDRADSGGGNVAMVARLQTLNSETVTFDVVCSFGSTVEESIVQAEGSLADGYEAVLKKYNGVGSEIGWEDYLASLSNLADMIPQTGDNGRQLYASALVIKAMEDKEYAGALIASLSIPWGETASAETNATGYRAVWPRDFYQVAMAFLALGDTQTPLVAFEYLDQVQVTSNTPDNRGATGWFLQKTHIDGTLEWYRVQLDQTAMPIMLGWKLWQADILDNAEISFWYTSMLKPAAEFLANGGSVSLRDNVETIIPPKTQQERWEEQPGYSPSSTAALITGLITAADIADQAASDPGAAAWYRAKADSFAGNIENSMFTTTGTFDSDKNNGRYFLRMTQNQNPDEGGLLESRNGRPAINEKNVLDAGFLELVRYGVRRPDDEYILDSLVELDDTSLPDNLQVKYEFTFPG